Proteins found in one Vallitalea guaymasensis genomic segment:
- a CDS encoding nucleoside phosphorylase, with the protein MEKTLYLKSTDKDISKYVVFSGDPRRVEKIISFMDDVKEIAVSREFHSYTGFYKGVKITISSTGIGGPSAAIAMEEMYECGMEVAIRLGTVMGLRDDLLGKFIIPVGAMREDGTTTTYVDKSYPAVADFELIEYMNKSAENNGFGYDNSIICSYDGFYSQMRESRLSTKLEMSIVEDIQELKKFNIGGIDMESSTILTLSRLMGIKGCVVTMTTVLENLKNYLKGGNRQKAEEEDLVRVVLDGIVLYDTANK; encoded by the coding sequence ATGGAAAAGACTTTATATCTGAAATCAACAGATAAAGACATTAGCAAATACGTTGTTTTTTCTGGCGACCCAAGAAGAGTCGAAAAAATAATTAGTTTCATGGATGATGTTAAAGAAATTGCAGTCAGCAGAGAATTTCACTCTTATACTGGATTTTATAAAGGTGTGAAAATAACAATAAGCTCAACAGGTATTGGAGGTCCTTCAGCCGCTATAGCAATGGAAGAAATGTACGAATGCGGTATGGAAGTCGCTATTCGTCTAGGAACAGTAATGGGACTTAGAGATGATCTGTTAGGAAAATTCATTATACCTGTAGGCGCTATGCGTGAAGATGGGACAACAACAACATATGTTGATAAATCATATCCTGCAGTTGCTGACTTTGAACTAATTGAATACATGAATAAAAGTGCTGAAAATAATGGATTCGGTTATGATAATTCTATTATCTGCAGTTATGACGGTTTCTACAGTCAAATGCGAGAATCCAGATTATCCACTAAGCTTGAAATGTCTATCGTAGAAGATATTCAAGAGCTTAAAAAGTTCAACATTGGTGGAATTGATATGGAAAGCAGTACAATCCTTACACTCTCACGTCTAATGGGTATAAAAGGATGTGTTGTAACTATGACAACCGTTCTTGAAAACCTTAAGAACTATTTAAAAGGCGGTAATAGACAAAAGGCTGAAGAAGAAGATCTTGTACGTGTAGTACTTGATGGTATTGTCTTATATGATACAGCTAATAAATAG
- a CDS encoding BtpA/SgcQ family protein, with translation MSWCEELFGTNKPIIGMVHLKALPGTANFDGDMEKVYAAAIKDAKALEEGGVNGIMVENDGDMPFTHLLTTEQTAALAALTAVIKEHTNVPIGVDAAFSDYKSALACAKGARADFIRLPVFVDTVVSFNGIMEACSGEALKYRKAINATEIRILADVQVKYTHMLNPNISLEESAVWAGACGADGVIVTGSHTGGETPLDAVKRVKSKVKIPVFIGSGVTTDNADEQLDIADGAIVGSSLKTDGVIDSSKVRELMEKILFRCASVG, from the coding sequence ATGAGTTGGTGTGAAGAACTATTTGGAACAAATAAACCTATTATTGGTATGGTACATCTAAAAGCTTTACCTGGTACAGCTAATTTTGATGGTGATATGGAAAAAGTGTATGCTGCTGCAATAAAAGATGCAAAAGCTTTGGAAGAAGGCGGCGTCAATGGAATAATGGTAGAAAATGATGGAGACATGCCTTTCACACATTTATTGACCACTGAACAAACTGCTGCTCTTGCAGCCTTGACAGCTGTAATCAAGGAACATACTAATGTACCTATTGGTGTAGATGCGGCTTTTAGTGATTATAAAAGTGCTCTTGCTTGTGCAAAAGGTGCTAGAGCTGATTTTATACGTTTACCTGTTTTTGTTGATACTGTTGTCAGCTTCAATGGAATCATGGAAGCTTGCAGTGGAGAAGCCCTAAAATACAGAAAAGCTATTAATGCAACTGAAATTAGAATATTAGCTGATGTACAGGTAAAATATACTCATATGTTAAACCCAAATATCAGCCTTGAAGAATCTGCTGTATGGGCAGGGGCTTGTGGTGCTGATGGTGTTATCGTAACTGGTTCACATACTGGTGGAGAAACTCCTCTTGACGCAGTTAAAAGAGTTAAGAGCAAGGTTAAAATCCCAGTATTCATCGGTAGTGGTGTTACAACTGATAATGCTGATGAACAGCTTGATATTGCTGACGGAGCTATTGTTGGATCAAGCCTTAAGACTGATGGTGTTATTGATAGTAGTAAGGTTAGGGAATTAATGGAAAAGATATTATTTAGGTGTGCTTCCGTAGGTTAA
- a CDS encoding ABC transporter ATP-binding protein, with protein MYIIETKNLTKKFGDFTANNKINLQVKEGEIHAIVGENGAGKSTLMNMLYGLLQPTEGEIYIKGKHVSINNPRDAINLGIGMVHQHFKLVPTFTIFENILLGDELTKGIRINKKKEIKVVKELIEKYGFNINPKDKIQNVPIGTEQRVEILKMLYRNVDILILDEPTAVLTPQEVDELLISLNELREAGKTIIIITHKLGEVKRCSDSVTVIRKGEIVDRVETKDVTEKDLAKLMVGRDVLLQVEKPEPKIGDELFSVNNLSVTNKQKVRLLDNVNFAVKRGEILGVAGVEGNGQSQLIKVLTGLMKCTNGKVTYKDKNITNYPSEKIRKLGIGIIPEDRYKHGLCRNMKISENLMAGYHDTDKFGSTYHYNYKKIRDNRDELINDFDIRVGSADGDVGQLSGGNAQKVIIARELSMNPDLVIASQPTRGVDIGSIEFIHKQLISLRNDNKAVLVVSSELSEVMNLSDRIIVMYKGSIIGEVNAKETTKEELGYLMAGITDKREVENDG; from the coding sequence TTGTATATCATAGAAACTAAAAATCTCACAAAAAAATTTGGAGATTTTACAGCTAATAATAAAATTAACCTCCAAGTTAAAGAGGGTGAAATCCATGCAATTGTTGGGGAAAACGGTGCTGGAAAATCAACTCTCATGAATATGTTATATGGTTTATTACAACCAACAGAAGGTGAAATATACATTAAAGGAAAACACGTATCCATAAATAATCCTCGTGATGCAATTAACCTTGGAATAGGTATGGTTCACCAACATTTCAAATTAGTACCTACATTTACAATCTTCGAAAACATCTTATTGGGTGATGAACTCACAAAAGGCATCAGAATCAATAAGAAAAAAGAAATCAAAGTTGTAAAAGAACTTATTGAGAAATATGGTTTTAATATTAATCCAAAAGATAAAATTCAAAACGTACCCATAGGAACTGAACAAAGGGTAGAAATATTGAAAATGCTTTATCGTAACGTGGATATTTTAATACTTGATGAACCAACTGCTGTACTTACTCCTCAAGAAGTCGATGAACTACTTATCAGCCTTAATGAACTTCGTGAGGCGGGCAAGACAATCATCATTATTACACATAAGCTAGGAGAAGTCAAGAGATGCTCAGACAGCGTAACTGTCATAAGAAAAGGTGAAATTGTTGACAGGGTCGAAACAAAAGATGTAACAGAAAAAGACCTAGCCAAATTAATGGTGGGAAGAGATGTTCTACTCCAAGTAGAAAAACCGGAACCCAAAATTGGTGATGAACTCTTTTCTGTCAATAACCTTAGTGTAACCAATAAGCAAAAGGTTAGATTACTTGATAATGTAAATTTCGCTGTTAAAAGAGGAGAAATTCTTGGTGTTGCAGGGGTTGAAGGAAATGGTCAATCCCAATTAATCAAAGTACTCACAGGGCTTATGAAATGTACTAATGGAAAAGTAACATACAAAGACAAGAACATAACTAATTATCCATCTGAAAAAATTAGAAAACTAGGAATTGGTATTATTCCAGAAGATAGATATAAACATGGTTTGTGTAGGAATATGAAAATATCAGAAAATCTTATGGCAGGTTATCATGATACTGATAAATTTGGTTCTACCTATCATTATAACTATAAAAAAATAAGAGATAACCGTGATGAATTAATAAATGATTTTGATATTCGTGTAGGTTCAGCAGATGGTGATGTTGGACAGCTATCTGGCGGGAATGCACAAAAAGTAATTATTGCAAGAGAATTATCTATGAATCCTGATCTAGTTATCGCCAGTCAGCCTACTCGTGGAGTTGATATTGGTTCCATAGAGTTCATCCACAAACAACTCATCAGTCTCAGAAATGATAATAAAGCCGTACTAGTGGTATCTTCTGAACTATCGGAGGTTATGAATCTTAGCGATAGAATAATTGTCATGTACAAAGGTAGTATAATCGGCGAAGTCAATGCAAAAGAGACTACAAAAGAGGAACTTGGATATCTTATGGCTGGAATAACAGATAAAAGAGAGGTAGAGAATGATGGCTAA
- a CDS encoding TIGR03905 family TSCPD domain-containing protein: protein MYEYHTSGTCSTKITFDIKDNKVTNVKFTRGCAGNLLGISTLIEGMEVDEVIERLDGLPCGSKSTSCPDQLAQALKKYKQNNA from the coding sequence ATGTACGAATATCATACATCAGGAACATGCTCTACAAAAATAACCTTTGACATCAAGGACAACAAGGTAACTAATGTAAAATTTACTCGTGGTTGTGCTGGTAACTTATTAGGTATCAGTACCTTGATTGAAGGTATGGAAGTAGATGAGGTCATAGAGCGTTTGGATGGACTTCCTTGTGGCTCCAAATCCACATCATGTCCAGACCAGTTAGCACAGGCATTAAAAAAGTACAAGCAAAATAACGCTTAA
- a CDS encoding tryptophan synthase subunit alpha, translated as MSVKIIGYLSFGYPTIEKSIERADIYTKAGCDFLEVDFPTDNAYLDSDFIGGRMKAAMEACDDFDKYFDGIKILKEKHPDTPIILLAYEHTIKAIGVEKFITRCKELETYDLIMVGLENEDIKDQLINQGIKISCWVPFDLPEENVTSAVASNGFVYLQSKSSGEVKEGYETLDKCVEYLRQKGIKNPIYCGVGVSTREDILRIQKAGADAAFIGSALLKQETDQDIMTYIQSLKG; from the coding sequence ATGAGTGTTAAAATAATAGGTTACTTATCCTTTGGTTACCCAACAATAGAAAAAAGTATAGAAAGAGCAGATATCTATACCAAGGCAGGCTGTGATTTTCTAGAAGTTGACTTCCCTACTGACAACGCATATCTAGATAGCGACTTCATAGGCGGTAGAATGAAAGCTGCCATGGAAGCTTGCGATGATTTTGACAAATATTTCGACGGCATCAAAATCCTAAAAGAAAAACATCCCGATACTCCAATAATCCTATTAGCCTATGAACACACCATAAAAGCTATTGGCGTAGAAAAATTCATCACCCGCTGTAAAGAACTAGAAACATATGACCTAATAATGGTTGGACTAGAAAACGAAGACATAAAAGATCAATTAATCAACCAAGGTATAAAAATATCTTGCTGGGTACCTTTCGACTTACCAGAAGAAAACGTTACTAGCGCAGTAGCCTCCAATGGTTTCGTATACCTACAATCCAAATCAAGCGGCGAAGTAAAAGAAGGCTACGAAACACTAGACAAATGCGTAGAATACCTCCGACAAAAAGGTATCAAAAACCCTATCTACTGCGGAGTCGGCGTCTCAACACGTGAAGATATACTACGAATACAAAAAGCCGGAGCCGACGCAGCCTTCATAGGAAGCGCCCTATTAAAACAAGAAACCGACCAAGATATCATGACTTACATTCAATCTTTAAAAGGCTAA
- a CDS encoding iron-containing alcohol dehydrogenase, which produces MMRPMKLGGEQLMFGQGVLEHLKTIDGKRAVIVTSGDYLIVSGHMAKIQGYLKDAGIESMVIDDVEPDPSFETVYRGAKVMMDYGPDWIVGVGGGSAMDAAKAMWIIYEHPEIDSIDKFEAKHNNMPPLRNKARMIAIPTTSGTASEVSRSVVITNTETHKKSGASDMKMIPDVVILEPDITASMPPKLTAATGMDALTHAVEAYTSTRANMISDVLAEKSVAMILDNLVTAYKTGDDLTARENMLVASCLAGMAFTNVSLGIVHSIAHTVGGLFGIPHGLADAIILPYVIEFNMSDKTAEQRYKKLAGKINKDSLLEAVKEINEKLDIPTSLKEVINDDKSFNEQLEEIAKLAIADGCTKTNPIVPNVDEMKALILKIYNGGTANEC; this is translated from the coding sequence ATGATGAGACCTATGAAGTTAGGTGGAGAGCAATTGATGTTCGGGCAGGGTGTTCTTGAACATTTGAAGACTATAGATGGTAAGAGGGCTGTGATTGTTACAAGTGGTGATTATCTGATTGTAAGTGGTCATATGGCTAAGATTCAAGGTTATTTGAAAGATGCTGGTATTGAGTCAATGGTTATTGATGATGTTGAGCCAGACCCATCTTTTGAGACAGTTTATAGAGGTGCTAAGGTAATGATGGATTATGGTCCTGATTGGATTGTAGGTGTTGGTGGTGGTTCTGCTATGGATGCTGCCAAAGCTATGTGGATTATCTATGAGCATCCAGAAATTGATAGCATTGATAAATTTGAAGCGAAGCATAATAATATGCCTCCACTTAGAAATAAAGCTAGAATGATAGCAATTCCAACTACCAGTGGTACTGCAAGTGAGGTTAGTCGTTCTGTAGTTATAACCAATACAGAGACTCATAAAAAATCTGGTGCAAGTGATATGAAGATGATACCTGACGTAGTAATACTTGAACCTGATATTACTGCTTCCATGCCTCCAAAACTTACTGCGGCAACTGGTATGGATGCTCTTACACATGCAGTAGAAGCTTATACTTCAACAAGAGCCAACATGATATCTGATGTTCTAGCTGAAAAATCAGTAGCTATGATACTTGATAACCTTGTAACAGCTTATAAAACTGGTGATGATTTGACTGCAAGAGAAAATATGCTAGTAGCATCATGCCTTGCTGGTATGGCATTTACTAATGTATCCCTTGGGATAGTACATAGTATCGCACATACCGTTGGTGGATTATTCGGTATTCCTCACGGTTTAGCTGATGCTATTATACTTCCTTATGTAATTGAATTCAACATGTCTGATAAGACAGCTGAACAACGTTACAAAAAACTAGCTGGAAAAATTAATAAAGACTCTTTATTAGAAGCAGTAAAAGAAATTAATGAAAAACTAGATATACCTACATCATTAAAAGAAGTAATCAATGATGATAAATCATTCAATGAACAATTAGAAGAAATAGCAAAATTAGCAATCGCTGATGGATGTACTAAAACTAACCCAATCGTTCCAAATGTAGATGAAATGAAAGCATTAATACTAAAAATATACAACGGAGGTACAGCTAATGAGTGTTAA
- a CDS encoding carbohydrate kinase family protein: protein MTKDIDFIAVGYPSLDRIIKTGDSISIGKTSIIQNADNSKIYYGGCNVNIAYTCAKLSLKSMLMMRVGNDFESTGYRDFLHNVHICLDGVEVIEEDVTSNSYLIENNMGNHITLFYPGAMSDKYPIHIDKEIIKRAKYGVITVGNLKYNMAFAEACVKEDVPIIFGMKCDFDAFPKDSLKYLLNSSTIIFMNEGEKEEIKKLFGLHDICELFNNGRCKCLVITQGKNGSLIICNHNDTILKETVPIAKPDKVVDTSGVGDSYIAGFIYGLVNDMSYIDCGKTGATVASFIIEEMGCLGNVPTEEQLKERFDTNFINNK from the coding sequence ATGACTAAAGATATAGATTTCATAGCAGTCGGCTATCCCAGCCTAGACAGGATAATTAAAACAGGAGACTCCATCTCTATTGGAAAGACTTCTATAATCCAAAATGCTGACAACAGCAAAATATACTATGGGGGCTGCAATGTGAATATAGCCTACACATGTGCAAAATTATCACTGAAATCAATGTTGATGATGCGTGTTGGAAATGATTTTGAATCCACAGGATATAGGGATTTCCTACACAATGTCCACATTTGCTTAGATGGTGTAGAAGTTATTGAGGAAGATGTAACCTCGAACTCTTATCTGATAGAAAACAATATGGGTAATCATATAACCTTGTTTTATCCAGGTGCCATGTCTGATAAATACCCTATTCATATTGATAAAGAGATAATTAAAAGGGCAAAATACGGAGTCATAACAGTCGGAAACCTCAAGTACAATATGGCCTTTGCTGAAGCTTGTGTAAAAGAAGATGTACCAATCATATTTGGTATGAAATGTGATTTTGACGCTTTTCCAAAAGACAGTCTAAAATATCTGCTCAATTCTTCTACTATCATCTTTATGAACGAAGGAGAAAAAGAAGAAATCAAGAAGTTATTTGGGCTTCATGACATTTGTGAACTGTTTAATAATGGTCGCTGTAAATGTTTAGTTATCACACAAGGAAAGAACGGTAGTCTTATCATATGTAACCATAATGATACTATCCTCAAAGAAACAGTACCAATCGCCAAGCCTGACAAGGTTGTAGATACATCAGGTGTGGGAGACTCATATATTGCAGGTTTCATATACGGATTAGTTAATGATATGTCTTATATTGATTGTGGAAAAACGGGAGCTACTGTTGCTTCATTCATAATAGAAGAAATGGGATGTCTAGGCAATGTTCCTACAGAAGAACAATTAAAAGAGCGTTTTGATACTAATTTCATAAATAATAAATAG
- a CDS encoding GntR family transcriptional regulator, translated as MKSIDTPIPLYYKLKQEIIRMIEDEEVNADELIPSERDMMEKYDISRTTVRKAIDVLVNEGYLYKIHGKGTYVKGKKFAQGLLKLTSCTEMLRSKGFDPISKVLKYDVFTPSKRIIHHMNLDNKDKVFYTERVNLIEGTPINYTKSYIPYKYVPSIENFNFNNNSIYKTLSQVYKIEIIGTNRTVEAVLPSEELAKALDISLNLPLLKFNGWVYGKHDNDKILVEYFKTYYRSDRSKFYMDFVE; from the coding sequence ATGAAAAGTATCGATACGCCAATACCTTTGTACTATAAGTTAAAACAAGAAATCATAAGAATGATTGAAGATGAAGAAGTGAATGCTGATGAACTAATACCCTCAGAACGTGACATGATGGAGAAATACGATATCAGTCGTACTACAGTTAGAAAAGCAATCGACGTATTAGTTAACGAAGGTTATTTGTACAAGATTCATGGTAAAGGCACATATGTAAAAGGTAAAAAATTCGCACAAGGATTACTAAAATTGACTAGTTGTACTGAGATGTTGAGAAGCAAAGGCTTCGATCCTATATCAAAAGTTTTGAAATATGATGTGTTCACGCCAAGTAAAAGAATAATTCATCATATGAATCTAGATAATAAGGACAAAGTGTTCTATACAGAAAGAGTTAATCTAATTGAAGGTACTCCTATCAACTACACAAAATCCTATATACCCTACAAATATGTACCTTCCATTGAAAATTTTAATTTTAATAATAACTCAATCTATAAAACCCTTTCACAGGTTTATAAAATAGAGATTATAGGAACTAACAGAACAGTAGAAGCAGTATTACCCTCCGAAGAACTTGCAAAAGCATTGGATATCAGTCTTAACCTTCCATTGCTGAAATTCAACGGCTGGGTATATGGAAAACATGATAATGACAAAATATTAGTAGAATATTTTAAAACTTATTACCGCTCTGATAGATCAAAATTCTATATGGATTTTGTTGAATAA
- a CDS encoding ABC transporter permease: MLEAILHTSLRMATPIVLAALGGLFTHKANVLNIALEGMMLMGAFAGVLASFATGNIFIAIIAAIFASMLFALLFNVFGITLKGNFIITGLAVNIFAAGLTSFVLQVAFGRRGVFSDPKIVGTTPVHIDFLDKIPFIGPIINDHSPMVYVSILIAIAVYFVLNHTKYGIYVRAVGENEEAAKAIGIKVNRIKYSTVYISAILCALAGVNLSLGNLTMFVENMTNGRGFIALAAIFCGRGTTLGTYVFSFLFGFADSIQLRLQNLNIPGTFVQMIPFIFIVVVLSIVGAIRMIGNLDRGIKDE, from the coding sequence ATGTTAGAAGCTATATTACACACATCATTAAGAATGGCAACACCTATAGTATTAGCTGCACTTGGCGGACTGTTTACTCATAAAGCCAATGTTCTTAATATTGCATTAGAAGGTATGATGCTTATGGGTGCTTTCGCAGGCGTACTAGCCAGCTTTGCTACTGGAAACATCTTTATTGCAATAATTGCAGCTATATTCGCTTCAATGTTATTCGCATTACTATTCAATGTATTCGGAATCACTTTAAAAGGTAACTTCATAATTACAGGACTTGCAGTTAATATATTTGCAGCTGGTCTCACATCTTTTGTTTTGCAGGTTGCCTTTGGCAGAAGAGGTGTGTTCTCAGATCCAAAAATAGTCGGAACAACTCCTGTTCATATTGATTTTTTAGATAAAATCCCTTTTATAGGGCCTATAATAAATGACCATTCACCTATGGTCTATGTAAGTATCCTTATTGCCATAGCTGTATATTTTGTACTCAATCATACAAAATACGGAATCTATGTCAGAGCTGTTGGCGAGAACGAAGAGGCTGCCAAAGCCATTGGAATCAAAGTCAATCGTATAAAATACTCTACAGTTTATATAAGCGCAATCCTATGTGCCTTAGCTGGTGTTAATTTATCTCTCGGTAATCTTACCATGTTTGTTGAGAATATGACTAATGGACGTGGATTCATTGCACTTGCAGCTATATTCTGTGGTAGAGGTACCACCCTTGGTACTTATGTATTCAGCTTCCTATTTGGGTTTGCTGACTCCATTCAACTTAGATTGCAGAATCTAAACATACCAGGAACTTTCGTACAGATGATACCTTTCATATTCATAGTAGTGGTATTATCCATTGTTGGTGCTATAAGAATGATTGGAAACTTAGATAGGGGGATAAAAGATGAATAA
- a CDS encoding BMP family lipoprotein codes for MNLKKVFAIMLCLTLLLVGCTKTGDNKNNNTDTDDKDTAKDKTFKVAMVTSAGGLGDRSYNDSAYEGLKKIESDMNMEIKVVEPADVSEGEKYLTELAKAGYDLVCTLEYGHADILNTVAPQFPDTRFAIFNIVVDQPNVTSVIFKEHEGSFLAGALAAMVTTDDSIDKTNDQKIISAIGGVQSPGIDKFIVGYEEGAKYIDPDIKVLKGYSNSFGDPAKGKELALVQIDQGSDVVYQIAGGTGEGVFEAVKEKNVFAVGVDSDQDYIVPGNILTSMMKRLDMAMVMLADKLQDGTIGDENVIELGLKEGTELSKMEHTKDMLKPEYLDQLEEIREKIVSGEIKVTDVTKE; via the coding sequence ATGAACTTAAAAAAGGTATTTGCAATTATGTTATGCTTAACTCTATTATTAGTGGGTTGTACAAAAACCGGTGACAACAAGAATAATAACACCGACACTGATGATAAAGATACAGCAAAAGACAAAACATTCAAAGTTGCTATGGTAACAAGTGCTGGTGGACTTGGAGATCGTTCCTATAATGATTCAGCATATGAAGGACTCAAAAAGATCGAATCAGACATGAACATGGAAATAAAAGTTGTTGAACCTGCTGATGTTTCAGAGGGGGAAAAATACCTGACTGAACTTGCAAAAGCTGGATATGACTTAGTTTGTACCCTTGAATATGGACACGCTGATATTCTTAACACAGTAGCTCCTCAATTTCCAGATACAAGATTCGCAATATTCAACATAGTAGTAGACCAACCTAATGTTACTTCTGTAATTTTCAAAGAACATGAAGGCTCTTTCTTAGCTGGTGCTCTAGCAGCTATGGTAACTACTGATGATTCCATTGATAAAACAAATGATCAAAAGATAATCAGTGCTATAGGTGGTGTTCAATCTCCTGGTATTGATAAATTTATCGTAGGATACGAAGAAGGTGCCAAATATATAGATCCTGACATCAAAGTATTAAAAGGTTATTCCAACTCATTTGGTGATCCAGCAAAAGGAAAAGAACTTGCATTAGTACAGATTGACCAAGGTTCAGATGTAGTATATCAGATAGCAGGCGGAACCGGTGAAGGTGTATTCGAAGCAGTAAAAGAGAAAAATGTTTTTGCTGTAGGTGTTGACTCTGACCAAGATTATATTGTTCCTGGCAACATTCTTACAAGTATGATGAAAAGACTTGATATGGCGATGGTCATGCTAGCAGATAAATTACAAGATGGTACTATTGGCGATGAAAATGTTATAGAGCTTGGATTAAAAGAAGGAACAGAACTTAGTAAAATGGAACACACAAAAGATATGTTAAAACCAGAATATCTCGACCAACTAGAAGAAATAAGAGAAAAAATAGTTAGTGGAGAAATTAAGGTCACTGATGTGACAAAAGAATAA
- a CDS encoding cysteine hydrolase family protein, with protein sequence MNKKTALLIVDMLFDFAHPDGKVFYPQNQEILPRIREVIDHCREKNILIIFAKHYHRKYLFDKELGSGRRINCLEGSGGEDIMPELGYQEETDYIVKKRRYNSFLGTDLDLILREHDIRNLLICGTKTNCCIRATVEGAYHLDYNPIVVKECVATNDEVVNKVHLADIEKYLGSVITMKELYEKLDGGELDD encoded by the coding sequence ATGAATAAAAAAACGGCTCTTCTTATTGTGGATATGCTTTTTGACTTTGCCCACCCTGATGGAAAAGTGTTTTATCCTCAGAACCAAGAGATTCTACCTAGAATCAGAGAGGTAATAGACCATTGCAGAGAAAAAAATATATTGATTATTTTTGCCAAACACTATCATAGAAAATATTTATTTGATAAAGAACTAGGCTCAGGAAGAAGAATAAATTGTCTTGAAGGTTCTGGTGGAGAAGATATCATGCCAGAACTTGGATATCAAGAAGAAACTGATTATATAGTCAAAAAGAGAAGATACAACTCCTTTTTAGGTACTGACCTAGACCTTATTCTTAGAGAACATGATATAAGAAACCTTCTAATATGCGGTACAAAAACCAATTGTTGTATTAGAGCGACTGTGGAAGGTGCTTATCATTTGGACTACAATCCAATTGTTGTAAAAGAATGTGTAGCGACCAATGATGAAGTTGTTAATAAAGTTCACTTAGCAGATATAGAAAAATACTTAGGCAGTGTTATTACAATGAAGGAACTCTACGAGAAGCTGGATGGTGGTGAATTAGATGACTAA
- a CDS encoding ABC transporter permease, whose protein sequence is MMAKINYKQISKKVFYLILPVIFAFLVGAILIVVSGHNPIEAYGAMFRGALVGKSALYNTLFSSTPIIVTGLAIAVAFKANLFNMGVEGQMYLGAFAAAYVGFTLKGLPPVLHVILCILAAVVVGGLFALIPGVLKGRFNVNEMVVTIMLNYVAILLTDYLTNFVFYSGEGYAATYPIEQSAYLPRFMKTSQLNWAFIIALIMACIVYYIFKYTRLGFEIKAIGHNVSFAEATGMNTRNKAIIIMVVSGMLAGIAGAGEVLGVHHRFIAGFSPGYGWDGMTIALLGKNNPIGILIAALFFGILKNGGSTMELMVGVPRSLISIIQGLIIFFLAVDYLNTEFGFMSRLKLMFRRKVRG, encoded by the coding sequence ATGATGGCTAAAATAAATTACAAGCAAATTTCAAAAAAAGTATTTTATCTTATATTACCTGTTATCTTTGCCTTTTTAGTAGGAGCAATATTAATTGTTGTATCAGGACACAACCCAATAGAAGCTTATGGTGCTATGTTCAGAGGTGCCCTGGTTGGGAAAAGCGCTCTTTATAATACACTATTCAGCTCTACTCCTATCATTGTAACCGGTCTTGCAATAGCAGTTGCTTTCAAAGCCAATCTCTTCAATATGGGTGTTGAAGGTCAAATGTATCTAGGTGCATTTGCTGCTGCGTATGTAGGATTTACTTTAAAAGGACTACCACCTGTACTTCATGTAATTCTATGTATACTAGCTGCTGTTGTGGTAGGTGGACTATTTGCTCTTATTCCGGGAGTATTAAAAGGCAGATTTAACGTAAATGAAATGGTTGTTACCATTATGTTGAACTATGTAGCAATATTATTGACTGATTACTTAACCAACTTCGTGTTCTACTCTGGAGAAGGTTATGCTGCTACATACCCTATAGAACAAAGTGCTTACCTTCCCCGTTTTATGAAAACATCTCAATTAAACTGGGCATTCATCATTGCTCTAATTATGGCATGTATAGTCTATTATATATTCAAATATACAAGACTAGGTTTTGAGATAAAAGCCATTGGTCATAATGTAAGCTTTGCAGAAGCTACTGGTATGAATACCAGAAATAAAGCAATCATCATTATGGTAGTTAGTGGAATGCTTGCAGGTATTGCTGGTGCAGGGGAAGTTCTAGGTGTTCATCATCGATTTATAGCTGGATTTTCACCTGGGTATGGATGGGACGGCATGACAATCGCCCTTCTTGGTAAAAACAACCCTATTGGTATTCTGATAGCAGCACTATTTTTTGGAATACTAAAAAATGGCGGAAGCACTATGGAACTAATGGTTGGCGTACCAAGATCCCTTATCAGTATAATTCAAGGTCTAATAATATTCTTCTTAGCTGTAGATTATTTAAATACAGAATTTGGTTTTATGTCAAGACTGAAACTTATGTTTAGAAGGAAAGTGAGGGGTTAG